From the Bacillus horti genome, the window AGTTATTTGTCTTATCATATATAACAGAAAAAGGAGGATCCTGTATGACACATCGTAAAGAAACAACTTTACAAGATTTAGAGACGGAAGCCTGGAAACTTAAAAATACGTTCCTAGAAACCATTGCCCCTTATCGTTCAGATTTATGGAAGTATTGTCGCAGTCTAACAAGGTCACCTTGGGACGCCGAGGATTTGGTGCAGGAAACATTACTTAAAGCCTTTGCTTCACTAGGACAAATTTGGCAGCCTATTCATCATAAAAGCTACCTTTTTCGCATTGCTACTAATACGTGGATTAATCAATGGCGCCGAAAAAAGCTCATCAAGTATACGGAATATGAGGAGCATTATGAAGAGGTAAGGTCTGCTGAACCATTCGCAGAATATGATGTATACGAATCTATTGAACTATTGGTTACAAAGTTACCTCCTAAGCAAGCCGCTACGATTTTACTTGTAGATGTATTCAGCTTTACAGCAAAAGAAACAGCTGAAATGCTAGCCACAACAGAAGGGGCTGTTAAAGCTTTGCTACACCGAGCTCGAAACAACTTGAGATTAGCCCATAGCAAAGAGATGGAAGGAGACTCAAAGCAAGCTGTGAACAAAAAAGTAAAGACGTATCCTATGCCCGACAAAAACGTGATTGATGCACTCATTGACACTTTCCATAAACGAGATCCAGATGCGATGGCCAAGTTATTTTCTGAGGATGCTCATAACGATATTGTCCATGTAGGGCAGGAGTATGGACGAGAAATTATCCGAAATAACTCAATTAAAGATACGTTTTTACTTTGGCAAGGGGATTTACGCGCAGAATTGTATACTCTGTGGGGGCGGCCAGTAGTAGTTGTTTCTATGCTAGAAGGAGCAAGCTGGTTCCTTAAGAGCATTCTGTATCTTGAAACAGAAGAGAATCAGATTGTGACGAAAAAGGAGTACTACTTCTGCGAAGATTTACTACAGGAGGCAGGTCAAATATTGGGACTATCTGTTCATCCAAGAAATTAAGTGATGTGCTTAACCTTTATCTAGCAACTGATGTCCCAGAAGAGCAGCAGTGACTATGAAAGTTCCTATCCATACAAAACCCCCCACTTGTTAGTTGTGACTAACAAGTGGGGTGCAGTTCATGAATAGACAGGCGTCTTTTTCACACAATCACACAAACCTAACTCTAACGGTCAAATTTGCACCTTAGAAGTGGTTTTTTGACTTTCTTAACTTCTAACGGCCAAAATTGCATCTTAGCCGTGATCTTTGAACGAAAATCGATGGATGATTCATTCTAAGT encodes:
- a CDS encoding RNA polymerase sigma factor, with translation MTHRKETTLQDLETEAWKLKNTFLETIAPYRSDLWKYCRSLTRSPWDAEDLVQETLLKAFASLGQIWQPIHHKSYLFRIATNTWINQWRRKKLIKYTEYEEHYEEVRSAEPFAEYDVYESIELLVTKLPPKQAATILLVDVFSFTAKETAEMLATTEGAVKALLHRARNNLRLAHSKEMEGDSKQAVNKKVKTYPMPDKNVIDALIDTFHKRDPDAMAKLFSEDAHNDIVHVGQEYGREIIRNNSIKDTFLLWQGDLRAELYTLWGRPVVVVSMLEGASWFLKSILYLETEENQIVTKKEYYFCEDLLQEAGQILGLSVHPRN